A genomic segment from Lutibacter sp. A80 encodes:
- a CDS encoding RNA polymerase sigma factor, with the protein MKDPLNFSQNNSTNNSQEKLWTSFIAGDMTSFQAIYNSNYQMLFNFGRRYLNPSEVEDCIHDTFLNILNYKNHTTKVKNVKAYLFKSFRNQIFKVKKKAKLEFNLIDGTIPYEEDDHSKEIILKDLKNLIEKLSPREREIIYLKYFQNFNNFEISETLDIKYQTVRNILAGAIKKLRTLGKDYIHLLFLILN; encoded by the coding sequence ATGAAAGATCCTTTGAATTTTTCACAAAATAATTCAACCAATAATTCTCAAGAAAAACTATGGACTTCTTTTATTGCTGGAGATATGACATCTTTTCAAGCAATCTACAATTCCAATTATCAAATGTTATTTAATTTTGGTAGAAGGTATTTAAACCCTTCTGAAGTAGAAGATTGTATTCACGATACATTTCTAAATATCTTAAATTATAAAAATCACACTACCAAAGTAAAAAATGTAAAAGCTTACTTATTTAAAAGCTTTAGAAATCAAATTTTTAAGGTTAAAAAAAAGGCTAAATTAGAATTTAATTTAATTGATGGTACAATTCCATATGAAGAAGATGACCATAGCAAAGAGATAATACTAAAAGATTTAAAAAATCTTATTGAAAAATTAAGTCCTAGAGAGCGTGAAATTATCTATCTCAAATATTTTCAAAACTTTAATAATTTTGAAATCTCAGAAACGCTTGACATTAAATATCAAACTGTTAGAAACATACTTGCTGGAGCAATAAAAAAATTACGCACTTTAGGAAAAGATTATATTCATTTACTTTTTCTAATTTTAAATTAA
- a CDS encoding FecR family protein, producing the protein MSKIEKHNINDLLNDDKFIIWVTSNFKTNNHFWMNFKKELNAQDLEKFNNAVLILTKLKTLNIDDSKSVKPEAFIKQQYINLLEASNKLKTSKLRVLKPTSFLKYAAAVVLLISIATIYFTSNNNTTSFAEHLTKTNYNNTDILIQTSTNEYFKITEDTNSKWLLKNGVLVNVNSEIINFISTENLISKKNDDTFKIIVPKGKKYALTLIDGTNIELNSNSTISFNNSTISKQRKVALLGEAFFDVAHNKNRPFIVQSSDLKIEVLGTEFNVSNYENDGYTSTTLINGSINVSNPHGENQKIKPGTQAKLYHNQNKIIVQNVNVQNEVSWTMNRMIFENEKLENIVTKLDNWYNVSFILKDEKIKQFRFTGTLKKENELIHFLQMLKYTEGISYKIIENKVELFFN; encoded by the coding sequence ATGTCCAAAATAGAAAAACACAATATTAATGATTTATTAAATGATGATAAATTTATTATTTGGGTAACATCAAATTTTAAAACAAATAATCATTTTTGGATGAATTTTAAAAAAGAATTAAATGCACAAGACTTAGAAAAGTTTAACAATGCAGTTCTTATACTCACCAAATTAAAAACCTTAAATATAGACGATTCTAAATCTGTAAAACCCGAAGCATTTATTAAACAACAGTATATTAATTTATTAGAAGCTTCTAACAAACTAAAAACTTCTAAATTAAGAGTATTAAAACCAACTAGCTTTTTAAAATATGCAGCTGCTGTTGTTTTATTAATTTCAATAGCTACAATTTATTTTACTTCAAACAACAATACAACATCATTTGCTGAACATTTAACAAAAACCAACTACAATAATACCGACATTTTAATACAAACCTCAACTAATGAATACTTTAAAATAACTGAAGATACCAATAGTAAATGGTTATTAAAAAATGGTGTATTGGTAAATGTAAATTCAGAAATAATAAATTTTATTTCAACTGAAAATTTAATTTCTAAAAAAAATGATGATACATTTAAAATTATTGTTCCAAAAGGGAAAAAATATGCTCTAACACTAATTGATGGGACTAATATTGAATTAAATTCAAACAGTACTATTTCTTTTAATAATTCTACAATTTCAAAACAACGAAAAGTAGCCTTATTAGGTGAAGCATTTTTTGATGTAGCACATAATAAAAACCGTCCATTTATTGTACAATCTTCAGATTTAAAAATTGAAGTATTAGGAACAGAGTTTAATGTATCTAATTATGAAAATGATGGTTACACAAGTACTACTTTAATTAATGGATCTATTAATGTTTCTAATCCTCACGGAGAAAATCAAAAAATTAAACCTGGAACTCAAGCTAAATTATACCACAATCAAAATAAAATTATTGTTCAAAATGTAAATGTTCAAAATGAGGTTTCTTGGACTATGAATAGAATGATTTTTGAAAATGAAAAGTTAGAAAACATTGTAACAAAACTTGATAATTGGTATAACGTAAGTTTTATTTTAAAAGATGAAAAAATAAAACAATTTAGATTTACTGGAACTCTTAAAAAAGAAAATGAATTAATTCATTTTTTACAAATGCTTAAATATACTGAAGGCATTAGTTATAAAATTATTGAAAACAAGGTAGAATTGTTTTTCAATTAA
- a CDS encoding class I SAM-dependent methyltransferase: protein MNNELLNTEIQEFITNNLNSDLTKLILKGSPFKNISIQELAEQIEAKKRSQKKLPSWFSTSNIYYPNKLNIEQTSSEITANYKSSLIEGSSLIDITGGFGVDCYSFAQNINSITHCELNTKLSQIVTHNYKQLKTTNITTFAGDGIDFLNNTTNTFDWIYADPSRRNDAKEKVFLLNDCLPNIPENLELLFKKTSNILLKVSPILDITSAINELKFVKEIHIIAIENEVKELLFILSYNYTQTINIKTINYSKKSNQLFSFNLNEDVPTTYSEPKKFIYEPNAAILKAGGFHQISSHLKIDKLQQHSHLYTSDKLIEFPGRSFEVKHCISYDKKQLKKLIPSKKANITTRNFPETVAQIRKKTGLKDGGNQYLFFTTDLNNKKIILICNKT from the coding sequence TTGAATAACGAACTTTTAAATACAGAAATACAAGAATTTATTACAAATAATTTAAATTCTGATTTAACTAAATTAATTTTAAAAGGAAGTCCGTTTAAAAACATTTCTATACAAGAATTAGCTGAACAAATTGAAGCAAAAAAGCGTAGTCAAAAAAAACTACCTAGTTGGTTTTCAACTTCTAATATTTATTACCCTAATAAATTAAATATTGAACAAACATCATCTGAAATTACCGCAAATTATAAATCCAGTTTAATTGAAGGTTCCAGTTTAATTGATATTACAGGTGGTTTTGGAGTAGATTGTTATTCTTTTGCACAAAATATTAATTCAATTACGCATTGCGAACTAAACACTAAACTATCGCAAATAGTAACACACAATTACAAACAATTAAAAACAACTAATATAACAACTTTTGCTGGTGATGGAATAGATTTTTTAAATAATACAACCAACACTTTCGATTGGATTTATGCAGATCCATCCAGAAGAAATGACGCTAAAGAAAAAGTATTTTTGTTAAACGATTGTTTGCCAAATATTCCAGAAAATTTAGAGCTTTTATTTAAAAAAACCTCAAATATTCTACTTAAAGTTTCTCCCATACTAGATATTACAAGCGCTATAAACGAATTAAAATTTGTAAAAGAAATTCATATAATTGCCATAGAAAATGAAGTAAAAGAATTGCTATTTATTCTAAGCTACAACTACACACAAACAATTAATATTAAAACGATTAATTACAGTAAAAAAAGCAATCAACTTTTTAGCTTTAATTTAAATGAAGATGTACCTACTACATATTCTGAACCTAAAAAATTTATATATGAACCCAATGCTGCTATCTTAAAAGCTGGAGGTTTTCACCAAATCTCTTCACATTTAAAAATCGATAAATTACAGCAACACTCACATTTATACACTTCAGATAAGCTCATAGAATTTCCGGGTAGAAGTTTTGAAGTTAAACATTGTATTTCATATGATAAAAAACAATTAAAAAAATTAATTCCTTCAAAAAAAGCGAATATCACAACTCGAAATTTTCCTGAAACAGTAGCTCAAATTAGAAAAAAAACAGGTTTAAAAGACGGAGGAAATCAATATTTGTTTTTTACAACCGATTTAAATAACAAAAAAATAATTTTGATTTGTAATAAAACATAA
- a CDS encoding RagB/SusD family nutrient uptake outer membrane protein: MIKKAYKYILLIILSITYINCSDLDVENYNNPDRDIVLSTSDGVKSLASGLFNTWFIQEQHNFGSPGPAMWVMADWGTVTFANYATLDMSEEPRIFIDNSPSYAYHSIIRNYWQQMYAVITTANDVLVAIDNGVEIGDQGSETMMVKGMGYFMQGLGNGYIGLVYDKAYPSDENTDYATLGATTYQESIEIAISQLEKAIEVFDNNQFTLPIEWINGNTFSNLEMSKLAHSFIARLMVYSARNIEQNNAIDWAKVLEHSEKGITSDFNVEGDGNASDRKWMSWYKYYLARPTWGKVDMRIVNMLDETIPANWPEEGISALPHEGKIISNDQRVLTDFQYDASNNRPERGLWRWSTYRYSRLDDWINLNFFAPVIMMRKAEIDMFKAEALVQLNRIPEAINIINAGTRTTRGGLPPLSTSASIDDVKKAITYERTIELPLTGMGIEYFDMRRSGQLQDGSLLHFPIPAQQLEVLVEPFYTFGGLDPQFGVPNEDVSINGWYNPQN; encoded by the coding sequence ATGATAAAAAAAGCATATAAATATATTTTATTAATTATTTTAAGTATTACATATATAAATTGTAGCGATTTAGATGTAGAAAATTATAACAATCCTGATAGAGATATTGTATTATCAACTTCCGATGGTGTAAAAAGTTTAGCTTCTGGATTATTTAACACTTGGTTTATACAAGAACAACACAATTTTGGTTCACCTGGACCTGCAATGTGGGTAATGGCAGATTGGGGTACAGTTACCTTTGCTAATTATGCTACATTAGATATGAGCGAAGAACCTAGAATTTTTATAGATAATTCGCCATCGTATGCATACCATTCTATTATTCGTAATTATTGGCAACAAATGTATGCTGTTATAACAACTGCAAATGATGTACTGGTAGCTATTGACAATGGTGTTGAAATTGGCGATCAAGGTAGCGAAACTATGATGGTTAAAGGAATGGGCTATTTTATGCAAGGCTTAGGTAATGGCTACATAGGTTTGGTATATGATAAAGCATATCCTTCAGATGAAAATACCGATTATGCTACTTTAGGCGCAACAACTTACCAAGAATCAATAGAAATAGCAATAAGTCAATTAGAAAAAGCAATAGAAGTATTTGATAACAATCAATTCACTTTACCTATTGAATGGATAAATGGAAATACATTTTCTAACCTTGAAATGTCAAAATTAGCACATTCATTTATTGCTCGATTAATGGTTTATTCCGCTAGAAATATTGAACAAAATAATGCTATTGATTGGGCTAAAGTTTTAGAACATTCAGAAAAAGGTATTACCAGTGATTTTAATGTAGAAGGTGATGGAAATGCTTCTGATAGAAAATGGATGTCTTGGTATAAATATTACTTAGCTAGACCAACCTGGGGTAAAGTAGATATGCGAATAGTGAATATGCTAGATGAAACAATACCAGCAAATTGGCCAGAAGAAGGTATAAGCGCATTACCACATGAAGGTAAAATTATTTCTAACGATCAAAGAGTTTTAACAGATTTTCAATACGATGCTTCTAATAATAGACCAGAAAGAGGTTTGTGGAGATGGTCTACATATAGATATTCTCGTTTAGATGATTGGATAAATTTAAATTTCTTTGCTCCAGTTATAATGATGCGTAAAGCAGAAATAGATATGTTTAAAGCTGAAGCATTAGTACAACTTAACAGAATACCAGAAGCCATAAATATAATTAATGCTGGTACAAGAACAACAAGAGGTGGCTTACCTCCTCTATCTACAAGTGCAAGTATAGATGATGTTAAAAAAGCAATCACCTATGAAAGAACAATAGAATTACCACTTACAGGTATGGGTATCGAATATTTTGATATGCGTAGAAGTGGTCAATTACAAGATGGCTCATTATTGCATTTCCCAATACCTGCACAGCAACTAGAAGTACTAGTAGAACCATTTTACACTTTTGGAGGACTTGATCCACAATTTGGTGTTCCAAATGAAGATGTTTCAATTAACGGATGGTACAACCCTCAAAACTAA
- a CDS encoding M14 family zinc carboxypeptidase, with translation MKKKLFTFILFILTQSIVFSQNYYFKEYAPFNKNIPSPEEFLGYAIGDFHTRHDLVISYMEKLAELSDKASLKVIGKTNENRKLVILTITSLENHKNLTSIKEKHLQVVDENIDITDFTDLPVFINLAYNVHGNEPSGTEAALLAAYTLVASENPNVKKYLDNTIIFLEPTINPDGRDRFTNWVNSFKGNPLIADKNDIEHNEGWPRGRTNHYLFDVNRDLLLAVQPESNARLKWFHEWYPNVVTDFHEMSTTSTFFFEPKPLSASLNPVTPDENYTSLTFAFAKQFSQDLDKIGSLYFTKEKYDATYPGYGSTYGDLQGSLALLFEQAAARGHLQETTTTNLSFPFTIRNQYVSTFATIKAAIKNKNLLYSYQNNFFKNAVKQASNNKIKTYIFGDNYDKNRNKAFVDLLLKHQIKVYPIDKTLKLNNNTYKKGYAYTVPTKQKEYLMVRTIFETYNKYRDSVFYDASSWSVANFYNMKYTSLTKDIVSNNEITAESNTIKTDKCSLSEYAYLIPWDDYYAPALLHKLQEKKIIVKTAVEPITTIANGAEVSFSRGTLLIPVSIQKTDKDTLYSIINTLSEQYKIQAYSVNTGYSLKGIDIGSTNFVTLKQPKVMMLVEGGVSAYEAGEVWHLFEQRMQMPIVKVPERLFYRTDLHRYNVIIMVSGSYNLLSEKNKEKLKDWVSLGNTLITTRTASSWAIKNKIVDENLLDWVKDTTKSRFNYADSRAVIGKQSIGGAIFKVDLDITHPIAYGYHDLKIPMYKNNKVFISPTKSRFSTVAKYTENPHIDGYVSPENIDNYIKKSAAIIVSKIGNGRAILFADNPNFRGAWYGTNKLFMNAISFGSLIKTPY, from the coding sequence ATGAAAAAAAAACTCTTTACATTCATTTTATTTATTCTAACACAATCAATTGTTTTTTCTCAAAATTATTATTTTAAAGAGTATGCTCCTTTCAATAAAAACATCCCAAGTCCTGAAGAATTTTTAGGATATGCAATTGGCGATTTCCATACAAGACATGACTTAGTTATTTCATATATGGAGAAATTAGCAGAACTATCAGATAAAGCTTCTTTAAAAGTTATTGGAAAAACAAATGAAAATAGAAAACTTGTTATTTTAACAATTACATCTTTAGAAAATCATAAAAATTTAACAAGTATTAAAGAGAAACATTTACAAGTTGTAGATGAAAATATAGATATAACTGATTTTACAGATTTACCTGTTTTTATAAATTTAGCATACAATGTCCACGGAAACGAACCTTCTGGAACTGAAGCCGCATTATTAGCGGCCTACACTTTAGTGGCTTCAGAAAATCCAAACGTAAAAAAATACTTAGACAATACTATTATATTTTTAGAACCTACTATTAATCCTGACGGAAGAGATCGTTTTACTAATTGGGTAAATTCATTTAAAGGCAATCCACTTATTGCAGATAAAAACGACATAGAACATAACGAAGGCTGGCCAAGAGGAAGGACAAATCATTATTTATTTGATGTAAATAGAGATTTATTACTAGCTGTACAACCAGAAAGCAATGCTCGTTTAAAATGGTTTCATGAATGGTATCCAAATGTGGTTACAGATTTTCATGAAATGAGTACAACTAGTACTTTTTTCTTTGAACCAAAACCTTTATCGGCTTCATTAAACCCTGTAACTCCTGATGAAAATTATACATCATTAACATTTGCTTTTGCCAAACAATTTAGTCAAGATTTAGATAAAATCGGCTCTCTGTATTTCACTAAAGAAAAATACGATGCTACTTACCCTGGGTACGGATCAACCTACGGAGATTTACAAGGATCTTTAGCTTTATTATTTGAACAAGCAGCTGCTAGAGGACATTTACAAGAAACTACTACAACTAACTTATCTTTTCCATTTACCATAAGAAACCAGTACGTTTCTACTTTTGCAACCATAAAAGCTGCAATAAAAAATAAAAATCTATTATATTCTTATCAGAATAATTTCTTCAAAAATGCGGTTAAACAAGCTTCTAACAATAAAATTAAGACTTATATTTTTGGAGATAATTACGATAAAAACAGAAATAAAGCCTTTGTAGATTTATTATTAAAGCATCAAATTAAGGTCTACCCAATTGATAAAACCTTAAAATTAAACAACAACACTTACAAAAAAGGCTATGCTTATACTGTACCAACAAAACAAAAAGAATATTTAATGGTACGTACCATATTTGAAACTTACAACAAATACCGAGATAGTGTTTTTTATGATGCTTCATCTTGGTCGGTTGCAAATTTTTATAATATGAAATACACCTCGTTAACAAAAGATATAGTTTCTAATAATGAAATTACAGCTGAATCTAACACTATTAAAACTGATAAGTGCTCTTTAAGTGAATACGCTTATTTAATTCCTTGGGATGATTATTATGCTCCTGCCCTTTTACACAAATTACAAGAAAAAAAAATTATTGTTAAAACTGCCGTAGAACCAATTACCACAATTGCAAATGGTGCTGAAGTTTCTTTTAGCAGAGGAACTTTACTAATACCTGTAAGCATTCAAAAAACCGATAAAGACACACTTTATTCAATAATAAACACCCTTAGTGAACAATACAAAATACAAGCATATTCAGTAAATACCGGTTATAGTTTAAAAGGAATTGATATTGGAAGTACAAATTTTGTTACACTTAAACAACCTAAAGTTATGATGCTTGTTGAAGGTGGCGTATCTGCATATGAAGCAGGTGAAGTTTGGCATTTATTTGAACAAAGAATGCAAATGCCAATTGTAAAAGTACCCGAACGTTTATTTTATAGAACAGATTTACATAGATATAATGTTATAATAATGGTCTCTGGAAGTTATAATTTACTATCTGAAAAAAATAAAGAAAAACTAAAAGATTGGGTAAGCTTAGGAAACACATTAATTACTACAAGAACTGCAAGCTCTTGGGCAATAAAAAATAAAATAGTTGATGAAAACTTATTAGATTGGGTAAAAGACACTACAAAATCTAGATTTAATTATGCCGATTCTAGAGCTGTTATTGGAAAACAAAGTATTGGTGGAGCTATTTTTAAAGTAGATTTAGATATTACACACCCTATTGCTTATGGCTATCACGATCTAAAAATACCAATGTATAAAAATAATAAAGTTTTTATTTCTCCTACAAAAAGTAGATTTTCAACAGTTGCTAAATACACAGAAAACCCACATATTGATGGTTATGTATCTCCAGAGAACATAGACAATTATATAAAAAAATCTGCAGCAATTATTGTAAGTAAAATTGGAAACGGAAGAGCTATACTATTTGCTGACAATCCTAATTTTAGGGGAGCTTGGTATGGCACCAATAAATTATTTATGAATGCTATATCTTTTGGTTCTTTAATAAAAACACCATATTAG
- a CDS encoding SusC/RagA family TonB-linked outer membrane protein, which yields MSKHITIRFFKKLNLKIFTIFISIFFASSFAFAGTTVKTDKEQAPLLTINKELTIQELFDLISSKTDYDFFFNSNIASLNSKVLLNVKNAPVTETLDIAFKNLDLEYAIKDSDIIIRSKTTKTNIQEKIRINGIVNDDNGNPLPGVNIIIKNTNLGTSTDFDGKFIINALPNDVLIFSYLGFQEEIVPINNRTSIVINLKTDSNLLNEVIIAGVASGTSRKKLSVSVAKIKSDALEKAPQSSVSSSLQGKIAGVTVTSFSGSPGASSDIVLRGSTSIRGGNNPMILIDGVIMGGSLADINIDDVESIEVVKGAAAASLYGSKAANGVIVVTSKRGKEASNGKTSITVRNEFGFQQVANLLDLSTSHHYLLDPTWLDTDTYTKYQFVNYPSDYVAGWDPRINGNRVEKEDHYQDLPYRVNNDLQEEMFNDGQYITNYIGLGYKLDDTNLFLSFENNESQGVVVETGGYNRQSLRFNADHSISEKLKISVSNNYIRTDNDYMGGGTAAFFEVLSTEPDVNLFQKNIDGQEYNFYPNQWNTQFANPLYDLWKKESTAEKSRLLSSSDINWKLNDVVSFNASYAFELEHFNNKILSPQNTIDAVLPNYLDPNADPLILNSSNPFLLSYTGGALSKKNYKAFNQTFRATVDFKKTWGELDFNGKLSYLSEDNHFESTTTNGTSFILSDFPTFNNFDPANIDASDYTTDIRATNYFAIGSFVYKDRYILDGLFRVDGSSLFGENERWQNYFRLSGAYRLTKDVEITGVQELKLRAAYGTSGLRPSFGDKDETFSLIDGVTSKNTIGNKNLKPSRSAELEVGLESSFLNRFRLEATYSKTKVTDQYLLAPLASHSGGFKYQNVNAGELESNTFEAMLNAKLISKNDLNWSAALTFDKTNQKITKLNIPEYTTGPRNTFRIKEGETFGTMYGVNFVNTLEQMQQQLPDGAAISDYSVNRDGVVVKTSDIGTVNETPFVILDENGAEAIQKIGDINPDFRLGLNTTLNYKGFSAYMLWQWKQGGDLYNHTSQYLVRDNRLGIIDQIHVKPENKKTVDYYQALYDADAINGFWVEDASYIKLNEASIYYTLDKKIKGFPTKYIEQIKIGVIGRNLVTITDYSGYDPQTGSDGFLFDDFGYPNFRNYSFSVEFKF from the coding sequence ATGAGTAAACATATTACAATAAGATTTTTCAAAAAACTCAACTTAAAAATATTTACTATTTTTATAAGCATTTTCTTTGCATCTTCTTTTGCCTTTGCTGGTACAACAGTAAAAACAGATAAAGAGCAAGCTCCCTTATTAACTATAAATAAAGAGTTAACTATTCAAGAACTTTTTGACCTAATTTCTAGTAAAACAGATTACGATTTCTTTTTTAACAGCAATATCGCTAGCTTAAATTCTAAAGTTCTTTTAAATGTTAAAAATGCACCAGTAACAGAAACACTTGATATAGCTTTTAAAAATTTAGACTTAGAATACGCTATTAAAGATAGTGATATAATTATAAGATCAAAGACCACAAAAACCAACATCCAAGAGAAAATTAGAATTAATGGTATTGTAAATGATGATAATGGAAACCCATTACCTGGAGTAAACATTATTATAAAAAATACAAATTTAGGTACATCTACAGATTTTGATGGAAAGTTTATAATAAATGCACTACCTAATGATGTACTTATATTTTCTTACTTAGGATTTCAAGAAGAGATTGTACCTATTAATAATAGAACTTCTATAGTTATTAATTTAAAAACTGACTCAAACCTACTTAATGAAGTAATAATTGCAGGTGTAGCATCAGGAACTTCAAGAAAAAAATTATCCGTTTCCGTTGCTAAAATTAAATCTGATGCTTTAGAAAAAGCGCCTCAATCTTCAGTTTCTTCTTCATTACAAGGTAAAATTGCAGGTGTTACAGTTACTTCGTTTAGTGGTTCTCCAGGAGCAAGTTCTGATATTGTTTTAAGAGGTTCAACTTCTATTAGAGGTGGTAACAACCCAATGATTTTAATTGACGGTGTTATAATGGGCGGATCTTTAGCTGATATAAATATTGATGATGTAGAATCTATAGAAGTAGTAAAAGGTGCTGCTGCAGCTTCATTATATGGTTCAAAAGCTGCCAATGGTGTTATAGTTGTAACTTCTAAAAGAGGTAAAGAAGCTAGTAATGGAAAAACATCAATAACAGTTAGAAATGAATTTGGTTTTCAACAAGTAGCAAACCTTTTAGATTTATCTACATCGCATCACTACCTTCTAGATCCAACTTGGTTAGACACTGATACATATACAAAATACCAATTTGTTAACTATCCAAGTGATTACGTTGCTGGATGGGATCCTAGAATTAATGGTAATAGAGTAGAAAAAGAAGATCATTACCAAGATTTACCTTATAGAGTAAATAATGATTTACAAGAAGAAATGTTTAATGATGGTCAATATATAACAAACTATATTGGTTTAGGTTATAAATTAGACGACACTAACTTATTTTTATCTTTTGAAAACAATGAGAGTCAAGGTGTAGTTGTAGAAACCGGTGGTTATAACAGACAAAGTTTAAGATTTAACGCCGACCATTCTATTTCTGAAAAATTAAAAATCTCTGTAAGTAATAATTATATCCGTACAGATAACGATTATATGGGTGGTGGTACCGCTGCCTTTTTTGAAGTGTTATCTACAGAACCTGATGTGAATTTATTTCAAAAAAACATAGACGGTCAAGAGTATAATTTTTATCCAAATCAATGGAATACACAGTTTGCAAATCCTCTATACGATTTATGGAAAAAAGAAAGTACTGCTGAAAAATCAAGATTGTTAAGTTCATCTGATATTAATTGGAAACTAAACGATGTTGTTAGCTTTAATGCATCTTACGCTTTTGAATTAGAGCATTTTAATAACAAAATATTATCTCCTCAAAACACTATTGATGCCGTACTTCCAAATTATTTAGACCCAAATGCAGATCCTTTAATTTTAAATTCAAGTAATCCATTTTTATTATCTTATACAGGTGGTGCATTAAGTAAAAAAAATTACAAAGCTTTTAATCAAACTTTTAGAGCTACTGTAGATTTCAAAAAAACTTGGGGAGAACTAGATTTTAATGGAAAATTAAGTTATTTAAGTGAAGATAATCACTTTGAAAGTACAACCACAAATGGTACTTCTTTTATATTAAGTGACTTTCCAACATTTAACAATTTTGACCCTGCAAATATTGATGCTAGCGACTATACTACAGATATTAGAGCAACCAACTATTTTGCAATTGGATCTTTTGTATATAAAGACAGATATATTTTAGATGGTTTATTTAGAGTTGATGGTTCATCTCTTTTTGGTGAAAACGAAAGATGGCAAAATTATTTTCGTTTATCTGGAGCATACCGTTTAACTAAAGATGTTGAAATTACCGGAGTTCAAGAATTAAAATTAAGGGCTGCTTATGGTACTTCTGGATTAAGACCAAGCTTTGGAGATAAAGATGAAACGTTTAGTTTAATTGATGGAGTAACTTCTAAAAACACTATTGGTAATAAAAACTTAAAACCTTCTCGTTCTGCTGAATTAGAAGTTGGTTTAGAATCTTCATTTTTAAATAGGTTTAGACTTGAAGCTACATATTCTAAAACAAAAGTTACCGACCAATATTTACTAGCTCCTTTAGCTTCACACTCTGGAGGTTTTAAATATCAAAATGTAAATGCTGGTGAGTTAGAAAGCAACACTTTTGAAGCAATGTTAAATGCTAAACTAATTTCAAAAAACGATTTAAATTGGAGTGCTGCATTAACATTCGACAAAACAAATCAAAAAATTACAAAACTAAACATTCCTGAATATACAACAGGTCCAAGAAATACATTTAGAATTAAAGAAGGTGAAACTTTTGGAACTATGTATGGTGTAAATTTTGTAAATACCTTAGAACAAATGCAACAACAATTACCTGATGGCGCTGCTATTAGCGATTATTCAGTAAATAGAGACGGTGTAGTTGTTAAAACTAGTGATATTGGTACTGTAAACGAAACACCTTTTGTAATCTTAGACGAAAATGGTGCAGAAGCTATTCAAAAAATTGGAGATATTAATCCTGATTTTAGACTAGGACTAAATACAACTCTTAACTACAAAGGCTTCTCAGCTTATATGTTATGGCAATGGAAACAAGGAGGAGATTTATACAACCACACTTCTCAATATTTAGTTCGTGATAACCGTCTAGGTATTATAGATCAAATACATGTTAAACCTGAAAATAAAAAAACAGTAGATTACTACCAAGCCTTATACGATGCTGATGCAATAAACGGTTTTTGGGTAGAAGATGCATCATACATTAAATTAAATGAAGCTTCTATTTATTATACACTTGATAAGAAAATAAAAGGTTTTCCAACTAAATATATAGAGCAAATTAAAATTGGTGTTATAGGCCGAAACTTAGTCACAATTACAGATTATTCTGGTTATGATCCTCAAACAGGTTCCGATGGTTTTCTTTTTGACGACTTTGGATACCCTAATTTTAGAAATTATTCATTTTCAGTAGAATTTAAATTTTAA